In a single window of the Larimichthys crocea isolate SSNF chromosome XVII, L_crocea_2.0, whole genome shotgun sequence genome:
- the zgc:77486 gene encoding AN1-type zinc finger protein 5 — protein MAQETNQTQVPMLCTMGCGFYGNPRTNGMCSVCYKEHLQRQQGGGRSSPPGEKAATSPAGSPGSSGVTVESAPSEPSTEVAGTPPEEQTTSPSSPSPVTQQMTAMSISQDSGAVDSDRAEAEEGEEEGTSNSTEPVGEAAQALSDNDQTPDKNKKKNRCFSCRKKVGLTGFDCRCGNLFCAIHRYSDKHDCPYDYRSAAAARIRKENPIVVAEKIQKL, from the exons ATGGCTCAGGAGACCAATCAGACGCAGGTGCCAATGCTTTGCACTATGGGATGTGGTTTCTATGGTAACCCCCGCACCAACGGCATGTGCTCGGTCTGCTACAAGGAACACCTGCAGAGACAACAGGGAGGGGGGCGATCCAGCCCCCCGGGAGAGAAAG CTGCTACGTCACCGGCAGGATCACCAGGGTCCTCTGGTGTGACTGTGGAGAGTGCACCCTCAGAACCAAGTACAGAGGTGGCGGGGACCCCACCTGAGGAACAAACGACCAG TCCCAGCTCTCCCAGTCCAGTAACTCAACAGATGACAGCTATGAGCATCTCCCAGGATTCAGGAGCTGTAGACTCTGATCGAGCGGAggctgaggagggagaagaggagggtaCTTCCAACAGCACAG AGCCAGTGGGGGAAGCAGCACAGGCTTTGTCCGATAATGACCAAACTCctgataaaaacaagaaaaagaaccGCTGCTTTTCTTGCCGGAAGAAAGTGGGCCTTACTG GTTTTGACTGTCGCTGCGGCAACCTGTTCTGTGCCATCCACCGTTACTCTGACAAACACGACTGTCCCTACGATTACCGGAGTGCAGCTGCTGCCCGCATACGCAAGGAGAACCCCATCGTGGTGGCTGAGAAAATTCAGAAGTTATGA
- the plin3 gene encoding mannose-6-phosphate receptor binding protein 1, whose amino-acid sequence MADSGKTNETGAAAEPANGDQQNVVSRVSNLPLVSSACEAVSSAYSTTKDSVPLPLKGVMDAAESGVRTLGAVATTGSKPLLDIIEPQLATVNEYALKGLGKMEEKLPILHKPADKVVSDTVGMVYQSVAGAKDAVMGAVMGSVELTRAAVSGGIITAMGTRMGQMVSSGMGLALSRSEDWVDQNLPLTERELAAVAEPATSEVTAPPASPSYFVRLGKLSAKVQERALQHSLFRARHARDTTYTAVAQITSTLDLLESARTSLGTASNQIGGASEQLLQRWTEWKQKQAGAGQTESEPDGTKDEAEQLEWRALSMVRGLSDQMRSACSNVVSSAQGLPGAVQDQLASAKRSAEELHSSLGNTSTITPLLLERSRHHLTQVQQSLDAVMEYLLNNTPLNWLVGPFAPQITEKVEGDVEMEQIGPQN is encoded by the exons ATGGCAGACAGCGGGAAAACTAATGAgactggagcagcagcagagccagcTAATGGAGACCAGCAG AATGTTGTTTCCCGAGTGAGCAATTTACCTCTGGTCAGTTCAGCTTGTGAGGCCGTCTCCAGCGCCTACAGTACCACCAAAGACAGCGTGCCCTTGCCCCTGAAGGGAGTGATGGATGCAGCAGAGAGTGGGGTCCGAACCCTGGGAGCAGTTGCCACCACGGGGTCCAAACCTCTCTTGGACATTATAGAACCACAGC TTGCGACAGTAAATGAGTACGCGTTGAAAGGACTGGGTAAGATGGAAGAGAAGCTGCCTATTCTTCACAAACCAGCAGACAAG GTGGTGTCGGACACAGTGGGTATGGTGTACCAGTCGGTAGCAGGGGCCAAAGATGCCGTAATGGGGGCTGTGATGGGCAGTGTCGAGCTGACCCGGGCAGCAGTCAGCGGAGGCATCATCACCGCCATGGGCACCAGGATGGGCCAGATGGTCAGCAGTGGGATGGGCCTGGCCTTGAGCCGATCCGAGGACTGGGTTGACCAGAACCTACCACTTACTGAGAGGGAGCTGG CTGCTGTGGCTGAACCTGCCACCAGCGAGGTGACTGCCCCGCCAGCCAGCCCCAGCTACTTTGTCCGCTTGGGAAAACTCTCTGCCAAAGTACAGGAGAGAGCCCTACAGCACTCTCTCTTCCGTGCACGGCATGCCAGGGATACCACCTATACTGCAGTGGCTCAGATTACCAGCACTCTGGATCTGCTAGAGAGCGCCCGTACCAGTCTGGGTACTGCAAGTAACCAGATCGGAGGAGCCTCAGAACAGCTGCTTCAGCGCTGGACGGAGTGGAAGCAGAAGCAGGCTGGAGCTGGACAGACCGAGTCAGAGCCAGATGGGACCAAAGATGAAGCTGAG CAGCTGGAGTGGCGGGCTCTCTCCATGGTGCGCGGTCTCAGCGACCAGATGAGGTCAGCATGTTCCAATGTGGTATCAAGCGCTCAGGGTCTGCCAGGTGCAGTCCAGGACCAGCTAGCCAGCGCTAAGAGATCAGCTGAAGAACTGCACTCCTCTCTGGGGAACACGAGCACCATCACACCCCTCCTTCTGGAGCGGAGCCGTCACCACCTGACCCAA GTTCAGCAGTCACTGGATGCTGTCATGGAGTATCTACTGAACAACACACCACTCAACTGGCTGGTGGGACCTTTTGCCCCTCAGATCACTGAGAAGGTGGAGGGAGATGTGGAGATGGAGCAGATTGGACCACAAAACTAA